One segment of Streptosporangium brasiliense DNA contains the following:
- the ngcE gene encoding N-acetylglucosamine/diacetylchitobiose ABC transporter substrate-binding protein, with product MSPTRRDVLRGLGLAALATPLAACVTAGRDAAPGPTASAAATSANNPLGVDAARRLEVVIFSGGNGDKYAVDLHEAAYRKAYPQAEIKHVATQKVGTQLRPRFIAGDVPDVVNNSGPEALDLQSLVQEGHLADLTPLFEAPSLAFPDKKVKDTLVGGAYENSLIDGVPRVLQYTVAHRALWYNAKLFEAKGWSVPRTWAEFNALGEEAKKAGITLFAYPGQVGPFYQLWNLIYSAAKIGGNKVIIDIDNLADGAWTAEPVRQAVAAWAQIQKDYGDKAYFGLDHTQTQVKHLQDKVLFYPCGSWLENEMAKDRPDTFEYAIAPVPSITSADALPYEAIMIGVSEAFFVAAKGKNPQGGLEYLRMMLSKEGARGYTEMTKNLTIVNGLVDGLQLTSAVNSAAKAQEAAGKNTITDARFETWYKELFDYGQTQTNSVMAGRTTPDQFCANMQKKADELKADSSIAKQTRSV from the coding sequence ATGTCCCCTACTCGCCGCGACGTTCTGCGCGGGCTCGGTCTCGCCGCGCTCGCCACCCCCCTCGCCGCCTGCGTCACCGCCGGTCGCGACGCCGCCCCCGGCCCCACCGCCTCCGCCGCCGCGACCTCCGCGAACAACCCGCTCGGGGTGGACGCCGCCCGGCGGCTGGAGGTCGTCATCTTCAGCGGCGGCAACGGCGACAAGTACGCCGTGGACCTCCATGAGGCCGCCTACCGCAAGGCCTACCCGCAGGCCGAGATCAAGCATGTCGCCACGCAGAAGGTCGGCACCCAGCTGCGCCCCCGCTTCATCGCCGGTGACGTGCCCGACGTGGTCAACAACTCCGGGCCGGAGGCGCTCGACCTGCAGTCGCTGGTCCAGGAGGGACACCTGGCCGACCTCACCCCGCTCTTCGAGGCCCCCTCCCTGGCCTTCCCCGACAAGAAGGTCAAGGACACTCTCGTCGGCGGCGCCTACGAGAACTCGTTGATCGACGGCGTGCCGCGGGTCCTGCAGTACACCGTCGCCCATCGCGCCCTCTGGTACAACGCCAAGCTCTTCGAGGCCAAGGGCTGGTCGGTCCCCAGGACCTGGGCGGAGTTCAACGCCCTCGGCGAGGAGGCGAAGAAGGCGGGGATCACCCTGTTCGCCTACCCCGGCCAGGTCGGCCCGTTCTACCAGTTGTGGAACCTCATCTACAGCGCCGCCAAGATCGGTGGCAACAAGGTCATCATCGACATCGACAACCTGGCCGACGGCGCCTGGACCGCCGAGCCGGTCCGGCAGGCCGTCGCCGCCTGGGCGCAGATCCAGAAGGACTACGGGGACAAGGCCTACTTCGGTCTCGACCACACGCAGACCCAGGTCAAGCACCTGCAGGACAAGGTCCTGTTCTACCCGTGCGGCTCCTGGCTGGAGAACGAGATGGCCAAGGACAGGCCGGACACCTTTGAGTACGCCATCGCACCGGTGCCCAGCATCACCTCCGCGGACGCCCTGCCGTACGAAGCGATCATGATCGGGGTCTCCGAGGCATTCTTCGTCGCCGCCAAGGGCAAGAACCCGCAGGGCGGCCTGGAGTACCTGCGCATGATGCTCTCGAAGGAGGGCGCGCGCGGCTACACCGAGATGACCAAGAACCTCACCATCGTCAACGGCCTGGTGGACGGCCTGCAGCTCACCTCGGCGGTCAACAGCGCCGCCAAGGCCCAGGAGGCCGCCGGGAAGAACACCATCACCGACGCCCGCTTCGAGACCTGGTACAAGGAGCTGTTCGACTACGGGCAGACCCAGACCAACTCGGTCATGGCCGGTCGCACCACTCCCGACCAGTTCTGCGCGAACATGCAGAAGAAGGCGGACGAGCTCAAGGCCGACTCCTCCATCGCCAAGCAGACCCGGAGCGTCTGA
- a CDS encoding IS4 family transposase codes for MNCQSATTTVTRAITVADGIYAPGHLGELTQHVPFEMVDAVLADTRTVQRRLRDLPSRVGVYFTLALGLFPRMGYLRVWDKLVAGLHGLAVPTPSDKALRDLRRRIGSAPLKALFEVLAGPIAQPHTPGVCYRRRRTVAFDGCSSLKVPDTTRNRDHYGRACYRQAWAGYPMLMLMTLVETGTRALIGATFGAPAAGESTYALRLLQHLRSDMLVLADRAFDADAFLREVTATGAQLLVRIRTSRRPPVLAQLSDGSFLSVLAGLKVRIIDADVIVTLADGRRVQGRYRLVTTLTDHRTDPAEQLIQLYHERWEIESAYLALRHTLMTGAVLRSGDPAGIEQEMWAALTLYQVLRRAMTDAVETCPGTDPDRACFTTALQRAREQVITAHRILPDTDDGAVDLLGGIGRAVLAGLLPARRRRLSIRKVKSPISRYHTHRTDDRPPGSVTITSLCFLIHHGRTAPPAVQPRPLRSWALDRHLADTTRPTPAARRDKPAARARIGRKQHVLALMQTQLGRSWHAREVGQLLGVPDLHSFCVQMAQWARQGLIRKTGRGIYTLP; via the coding sequence TTGAACTGCCAGTCTGCCACCACCACCGTCACGCGTGCCATCACGGTCGCCGACGGCATCTACGCCCCCGGCCACCTGGGCGAGCTGACCCAGCATGTCCCCTTCGAGATGGTCGACGCGGTCCTCGCCGACACCAGAACCGTGCAGCGCAGACTGCGGGATCTACCCTCACGGGTCGGGGTGTACTTCACGCTTGCGCTCGGCCTATTCCCGCGCATGGGCTACCTGCGGGTATGGGACAAACTGGTCGCCGGCCTGCACGGCCTTGCCGTGCCCACCCCGTCCGACAAGGCGCTGCGTGATCTGCGCCGCCGCATAGGATCAGCCCCGCTGAAGGCGTTGTTCGAGGTACTGGCCGGACCCATAGCTCAGCCGCACACCCCGGGCGTGTGCTACCGCCGCCGGCGCACCGTCGCCTTCGACGGCTGCAGCTCCCTGAAGGTCCCCGACACGACCCGCAACCGCGACCACTACGGCCGCGCCTGCTACCGCCAAGCCTGGGCGGGCTATCCGATGCTGATGCTCATGACGCTGGTCGAGACCGGCACCCGCGCCCTGATCGGCGCCACCTTCGGCGCTCCTGCCGCAGGCGAGAGCACCTACGCGCTGCGCCTGCTACAGCATCTGCGCTCCGACATGCTCGTGCTGGCCGACCGCGCCTTCGACGCCGACGCCTTCCTCAGGGAGGTCACCGCCACCGGCGCCCAACTGCTGGTCCGTATCCGCACCAGTCGCCGCCCACCGGTGCTGGCTCAGCTATCCGATGGCTCGTTTCTGTCCGTTCTGGCCGGTCTGAAGGTCCGTATCATCGACGCCGACGTGATCGTGACCTTGGCCGACGGCCGCCGCGTCCAGGGCCGCTACCGGCTGGTCACCACCCTGACCGACCATCGCACCGATCCGGCCGAGCAACTGATACAGCTCTACCACGAGCGCTGGGAGATCGAATCGGCCTATCTGGCACTGCGCCACACCCTGATGACCGGCGCCGTTCTGCGCTCGGGCGACCCGGCCGGCATCGAACAGGAGATGTGGGCCGCGCTCACCCTTTACCAAGTCCTGCGCCGGGCCATGACCGACGCCGTGGAGACGTGTCCGGGCACCGACCCCGATCGGGCCTGCTTCACCACCGCCCTGCAACGGGCCCGCGAGCAGGTCATCACCGCCCACCGGATCCTGCCCGATACCGATGACGGCGCTGTCGATCTGCTGGGCGGTATCGGCCGGGCGGTCCTGGCCGGCCTGCTGCCCGCGCGCCGCCGGCGCCTCAGCATTCGCAAGGTCAAGTCCCCGATCTCCCGCTACCACACCCATCGCACCGACGACCGGCCACCAGGCAGCGTGACCATCACCAGCCTGTGCTTCCTGATCCACCATGGACGCACCGCACCACCTGCCGTACAGCCACGCCCCCTGCGATCGTGGGCATTGGACCGCCATCTGGCCGATACCACCCGGCCCACCCCAGCCGCCCGCCGGGACAAGCCCGCCGCCCGAGCCCGCATCGGACGCAAACAACACGTCCTCGCCCTCATGCAGACTCAGCTCGGCCGCTCCTGGCACGCGCGCGAGGTCGGACAGCTACTCGGCGTCCCGGACCTACACAGTTTCTGCGTGCAGATGGCCCAATGGGCACGCCAAGGTCTGATCCGCAAGACCGGCCGTGGCATCTACACCCTCCCTTGA
- a CDS encoding nuclear transport factor 2 family protein, which translates to MDAIERLSITEDLRRLMARYVRYADHQRWQDLANLFTPDGTFTPHKPDGSVWLHMEGREGIAATVGAGGGPGVTLVHHLFSDEIDVDSATAAHGVWAMEDIITRPEDAAVSEDIPFRGMHGFGHYHARFVRTDGSWYIAELKQTRVRLDFTS; encoded by the coding sequence ATGGATGCCATTGAGCGTCTGAGCATTACTGAGGATCTTCGTCGCCTGATGGCTCGCTACGTCCGTTACGCGGATCATCAGCGCTGGCAGGACCTGGCGAATCTGTTCACGCCAGACGGCACGTTCACCCCGCACAAGCCGGACGGATCGGTTTGGTTGCACATGGAGGGCCGGGAAGGGATCGCCGCCACGGTCGGCGCCGGCGGCGGCCCCGGCGTCACCCTGGTCCACCACCTGTTCTCCGACGAGATCGACGTCGACTCGGCGACCGCCGCCCACGGCGTATGGGCGATGGAGGACATCATCACCCGGCCCGAGGACGCCGCCGTGTCCGAGGACATTCCTTTCAGGGGCATGCACGGCTTCGGCCACTACCACGCACGCTTCGTCAGGACGGACGGTTCCTGGTACATCGCCGAGCTCAAGCAGACCCGGGTCCGCCTGGACTTCACCAGCTGA
- a CDS encoding epoxide hydrolase family protein, whose translation MSNNNKFSALEPYKIDVPQEALDDLKDRLKKTRFFDDLDNEEEYYGISTAYLKPLVEYWADGFDWRAQEKRLNTYDQYKVEIDGTPVHFYYVRGKGPNPVPLAVHSGWPWSSGFSLPLIGPLTDPAAHGGDPADSFDVIIPDLPGFAWSTPVGRGDLNYWKIADIIHKLMTEVLGYEKYAAAGSDYGALVTSALGHKYADSIIGLHYGHDMPPGQFANERFWDLTDGAKIPEDAKPELRAALENLISTYVSHVAVHMLDASTLTHGLNDSPIGMLAWLLRRWKKWSDKRGDFEENFPRDFILTEATAFWVNQAIGSSIRMYRNAVRYPWVPSHNRRPVVEPPAGFTFLLGDAYPPGVNTVEERIAAFDNGPTRSSFNVINVNAHMKGGHFVHYENPEAFTDDVRETFRKLR comes from the coding sequence GTGAGCAACAACAACAAGTTCAGCGCGCTGGAACCGTACAAGATCGATGTTCCCCAGGAGGCCCTGGACGACCTCAAGGACCGTCTGAAGAAGACCCGCTTCTTCGATGATCTGGACAATGAGGAGGAGTACTACGGGATCAGCACCGCCTACCTCAAGCCGCTCGTGGAGTACTGGGCGGACGGCTTCGACTGGCGCGCGCAGGAGAAGCGGCTGAACACCTACGACCAGTACAAGGTCGAGATCGACGGCACGCCCGTGCACTTCTACTACGTGCGCGGTAAGGGCCCGAACCCGGTCCCGCTCGCCGTTCATTCCGGCTGGCCGTGGTCCAGCGGGTTCAGCCTCCCGCTCATCGGCCCGCTGACGGACCCCGCCGCCCACGGCGGTGACCCGGCGGACTCCTTCGACGTCATCATCCCCGACCTGCCCGGATTCGCCTGGTCCACCCCCGTCGGCAGGGGCGACCTGAACTACTGGAAGATCGCCGACATCATTCACAAGCTCATGACCGAGGTGCTGGGCTACGAGAAGTACGCCGCGGCGGGCTCCGACTACGGCGCCCTCGTCACCAGCGCGCTCGGCCACAAGTACGCCGACAGCATCATCGGCCTGCACTACGGTCACGACATGCCTCCGGGCCAGTTCGCGAACGAGCGGTTCTGGGACCTGACCGACGGCGCCAAGATTCCTGAGGACGCCAAACCGGAGCTGCGGGCGGCCCTGGAGAACCTCATCAGCACCTACGTCTCCCACGTCGCGGTCCACATGCTCGACGCATCGACCCTCACCCACGGCCTGAACGACTCTCCCATCGGCATGCTCGCCTGGCTCCTGCGGAGGTGGAAGAAGTGGAGCGACAAGAGGGGTGACTTCGAGGAGAACTTCCCCCGCGACTTCATCCTCACCGAGGCCACCGCCTTCTGGGTGAACCAGGCCATCGGCTCCTCCATCCGCATGTACCGCAACGCGGTGCGCTACCCGTGGGTGCCCTCCCACAACCGCCGGCCCGTCGTCGAGCCGCCGGCCGGCTTCACCTTCCTCCTCGGCGACGCCTACCCGCCTGGCGTCAACACCGTCGAAGAGCGCATCGCCGCCTTTGACAACGGCCCCACGCGCAGCTCCTTCAACGTGATCAACGTCAACGCCCACATGAAGGGCGGCCACTTCGTCCACTACGAGAACCCCGAAGCCTTCACCGACGACGTCCGGGAAACCTTCCGAAAGCTGCGCTGA
- a CDS encoding carbohydrate ABC transporter permease, producing MGRKVFGGFSQAVLAVWALLIIAPLIWTLLASFKSNGEIFGDALQLPGELRWDNWVRAWERASVGRYLLNTVVVVFFGVAGTMLLSSMAAYVLARFKFPGNRLIYFLFVSGMAFPVFLALVPLFFVVDGLGLLNTHVGLILVYIAYSLPFTVFFLTSFFRGLPDAVAEAAMIDGASYTRTFFQVMLPMAKPGMVSLTIFNVLGQWNQYLLPLVLLPGDKSNWVITQGIADISTIAGYEADWPALFAALSMTVLPVVVAYIFFQRHIQSGLTSGAVK from the coding sequence ATGGGCCGCAAAGTCTTCGGGGGCTTTTCGCAGGCCGTCCTGGCGGTGTGGGCGCTGCTCATCATCGCCCCGCTGATCTGGACGCTGCTGGCCTCCTTCAAGAGCAACGGCGAGATCTTCGGTGACGCCCTGCAACTGCCGGGTGAGTTGCGCTGGGACAACTGGGTGCGGGCCTGGGAACGTGCCAGCGTCGGTCGGTACTTGCTCAACACGGTGGTCGTCGTCTTCTTCGGCGTCGCGGGCACCATGCTGCTCAGCTCCATGGCCGCCTACGTGCTGGCCCGCTTCAAATTCCCCGGCAACCGGCTGATCTACTTCCTGTTCGTGTCGGGCATGGCCTTTCCGGTCTTCCTCGCCCTGGTGCCGCTCTTCTTCGTCGTCGACGGGCTCGGGCTGCTCAACACGCACGTCGGGCTGATCCTGGTCTACATCGCGTACTCGCTGCCCTTCACCGTCTTCTTCCTCACCTCCTTCTTCCGGGGGTTGCCGGACGCGGTCGCCGAGGCGGCGATGATCGACGGAGCCTCGTACACACGGACCTTCTTCCAGGTCATGCTGCCGATGGCCAAGCCCGGGATGGTCAGCCTGACCATCTTCAACGTGCTCGGCCAGTGGAACCAGTATCTGCTGCCCCTGGTGCTGCTGCCCGGGGACAAGAGTAACTGGGTCATCACGCAAGGTATCGCGGACATTTCGACCATTGCCGGGTATGAGGCGGACTGGCCGGCGCTGTTCGCGGCGCTCAGCATGACGGTCCTGCCGGTCGTGGTGGCCTATATCTTCTTCCAGCGGCACATCCAGTCCGGGCTGACGTCAGGAGCAGTGAAGTAG
- a CDS encoding 6-phospho-beta-glucosidase has product MKLAVIGGGSTYTPELMDGFARLRDELPLTEIALVDPDASRLELVAGVSRRMLARAGHQAKVVATADVRQGVEGAQAVLFQLRVGGQAARAVDETFPLTCGCVGQETTGAGGLAKALRTVPVVLDLAAKVKEHAPEAWIIDFTNPVGIVTRALLDAGHRAIGLCNVAIGFQRRFAGYLGLAPEQLQLGHVGLNHLTWERAVHVDGENVLPKLIAEHGQAIADDLHLPLELIERLQAVPSYYLRYFYAHDLVVEEQRTRPSRAAEVAALEEQLLKLYADPGLDTKPEQLAKRGGAFYSEAAVALIASLLGDRGDVQVVNTRNNGTLPFLADDAVIEVPSKITKAGAVPLPVEPVEPLYAGLIAGVSAYEELALQAALYGGADRVHNALLAHPLVGQEAIAAELTALLLEKNGGHLSW; this is encoded by the coding sequence GTGAAACTCGCCGTTATCGGAGGCGGTTCGACCTACACGCCGGAGCTGATGGACGGATTCGCCCGTCTGCGCGACGAGCTCCCGCTGACCGAGATCGCACTCGTCGATCCCGATGCCTCCCGCCTGGAGCTGGTGGCAGGGGTTTCCCGCCGTATGCTGGCTCGGGCCGGACATCAGGCCAAGGTCGTCGCCACCGCCGACGTCCGGCAGGGCGTCGAAGGTGCGCAGGCGGTGCTCTTCCAGCTCAGAGTGGGCGGCCAGGCGGCACGCGCCGTCGACGAGACGTTCCCGCTGACGTGCGGCTGCGTCGGACAGGAGACCACCGGCGCCGGAGGCCTGGCCAAGGCCCTGCGCACGGTGCCGGTCGTGCTCGACCTGGCGGCCAAGGTCAAGGAGCACGCGCCCGAGGCCTGGATCATCGACTTCACCAACCCCGTCGGCATCGTGACCAGGGCACTGCTGGACGCCGGGCACCGCGCGATCGGGCTGTGCAACGTGGCGATCGGCTTCCAGCGCCGGTTCGCCGGCTACCTCGGCCTGGCCCCCGAACAGCTCCAGCTCGGGCACGTCGGGCTCAACCACCTGACCTGGGAGCGCGCGGTCCACGTGGACGGCGAGAACGTGCTGCCCAAGCTGATCGCCGAGCACGGGCAGGCCATCGCCGACGACCTGCACCTGCCGCTGGAGCTGATCGAGCGCCTCCAGGCCGTGCCCTCCTACTACCTGCGCTACTTCTACGCCCACGACCTCGTGGTCGAGGAGCAGCGGACCCGGCCCTCCCGGGCCGCCGAGGTCGCGGCGCTGGAGGAGCAGCTGCTCAAGCTGTACGCCGATCCCGGCCTCGACACCAAACCCGAGCAGCTGGCCAAGCGCGGCGGAGCGTTCTACTCCGAGGCGGCCGTGGCGCTCATCGCCTCGTTGCTCGGTGACCGTGGCGACGTGCAGGTGGTCAACACCCGCAACAACGGTACGCTGCCCTTCCTCGCCGACGACGCGGTCATCGAGGTGCCCTCGAAGATCACCAAGGCGGGAGCCGTACCGCTGCCGGTCGAGCCGGTCGAGCCGCTCTACGCCGGCCTGATCGCGGGCGTCTCCGCCTACGAGGAGCTGGCCCTCCAGGCGGCACTGTACGGCGGAGCGGACCGGGTGCACAACGCGCTTCTGGCGCATCCGCTGGTGGGACAGGAGGCGATCGCCGCCGAGCTGACCGCGCTTCTGCTGGAGAAGAACGGAGGGCACCTGTCGTGGTGA
- a CDS encoding carbohydrate ABC transporter permease: protein MRRHGFVAGFLLLPVLLYAVFVISPYVQAFQIALTDWRGVSAGLDFVGLDNFQRMFGNEAFWQALRNHLVLLVTMPLATVSLALLFAYLLNAAGGSRGGTMTGVKGSGFYRVVFFLPQVLAVAVVGVLFKAVYRPDSSGVINGALVRLGGEPVGWLTDQRLALWSIIAVMVWQAVGFYVVLFSAGMAAIPKDIFEAASLDGAGRARMFFSVTLPLLWETVQVGWIYLGIAAFDGFALVNVLSMEQGGPDGATTVLATEIYKNAFGYSRFGYASALGVALFFLTLTFAALTMRVTRRERIVY from the coding sequence ATGAGGCGGCACGGCTTCGTCGCGGGGTTCCTGCTCCTCCCCGTCCTCCTCTACGCCGTCTTCGTGATCAGCCCGTACGTGCAGGCGTTCCAGATCGCGCTGACCGACTGGCGCGGAGTCTCGGCCGGGCTCGACTTCGTCGGGCTGGACAACTTCCAGCGGATGTTCGGCAACGAGGCCTTCTGGCAGGCGCTCCGCAACCACCTGGTCCTGCTCGTCACCATGCCGCTGGCCACCGTCTCCCTCGCGCTGCTGTTCGCCTATCTGCTGAACGCGGCAGGCGGCTCACGCGGCGGCACGATGACCGGGGTCAAGGGCTCCGGCTTCTACCGGGTCGTCTTCTTCCTGCCTCAGGTGCTCGCGGTGGCGGTGGTCGGCGTGCTGTTCAAAGCCGTCTACCGCCCCGACTCCAGCGGTGTGATCAACGGCGCTCTCGTCAGGCTGGGGGGCGAACCGGTCGGATGGCTGACCGACCAGCGGCTCGCCCTCTGGTCGATCATCGCCGTCATGGTCTGGCAGGCGGTCGGTTTCTACGTCGTGCTCTTCTCCGCGGGAATGGCCGCCATACCGAAGGACATCTTCGAAGCGGCCTCCCTGGACGGCGCGGGCCGTGCGCGGATGTTCTTCTCCGTCACCCTGCCGCTGCTCTGGGAGACCGTCCAGGTCGGCTGGATCTACCTCGGCATCGCGGCCTTCGACGGCTTCGCCCTGGTCAACGTGCTGTCCATGGAACAGGGCGGACCCGACGGCGCGACCACGGTGCTGGCCACGGAGATCTACAAGAACGCCTTCGGCTACTCGCGGTTCGGCTACGCCTCGGCGCTCGGCGTGGCGCTGTTCTTCCTGACCCTCACCTTCGCCGCTCTGACGATGCGGGTCACCAGGCGCGAGAGGATCGTCTACTGA
- a CDS encoding N-acetylglucosamine kinase produces MVSVLAVDGGNSKTDVVLLNELGEILARGRGGPFVPQSGGVGPAADVIESVVRQAVGLTGQADHLVAFLAGADLPEEEQAIGAEISGRALARDVVVRNDTFALLRSGASGPWGVAVVCGAGINAVGVSPTGRIARFLSLGAISGDWGGGLGLSAETLWYAIRAEDGRGAPTELAELVRSHFGADTVERVVVDVHLGALERERLLELTPGLFKVAAGGDEIALGLVSRMADEITTMAQVCLARLDLLGTPTEVVLGGGVLRARDPLLTALLDERFAARAPLAERVVAELPPIAGAALSALDHIGAGEDAKARLLGQF; encoded by the coding sequence GTGGTGAGCGTGCTGGCCGTCGACGGAGGCAACAGCAAGACCGATGTGGTGCTGCTGAACGAGCTGGGGGAGATCCTCGCCCGTGGCCGCGGCGGGCCCTTCGTACCGCAGAGCGGGGGAGTCGGGCCCGCCGCCGACGTCATCGAGAGCGTGGTACGGCAGGCGGTCGGTCTCACCGGCCAGGCCGATCACCTGGTCGCCTTTCTGGCCGGGGCGGACCTGCCGGAGGAGGAACAGGCGATCGGAGCCGAGATCTCGGGACGCGCGCTGGCCCGCGACGTCGTGGTGCGGAACGACACCTTCGCCCTCCTCCGGTCGGGAGCATCCGGCCCGTGGGGCGTCGCGGTGGTCTGCGGCGCGGGGATCAACGCGGTCGGCGTCTCGCCGACGGGGCGGATCGCTCGCTTCCTGTCCCTGGGGGCGATCAGCGGCGACTGGGGTGGCGGCCTCGGCCTGTCGGCCGAGACGCTCTGGTACGCCATCCGCGCCGAGGACGGCAGGGGCGCCCCGACCGAGCTGGCCGAGTTGGTCAGATCGCATTTCGGCGCGGACACGGTCGAGCGGGTGGTGGTCGATGTGCACCTCGGCGCTCTGGAGCGGGAACGGCTGCTGGAGCTGACGCCAGGGCTGTTCAAGGTGGCCGCCGGCGGTGATGAGATCGCGCTCGGGCTGGTCTCGCGGATGGCCGACGAGATCACCACGATGGCCCAGGTCTGCCTCGCCCGTCTCGACCTGCTCGGAACGCCGACCGAGGTGGTCCTGGGTGGGGGCGTTCTGCGAGCCCGTGATCCGCTGCTGACCGCGCTGCTCGACGAGCGGTTCGCGGCCCGCGCGCCGCTGGCCGAGCGAGTCGTCGCCGAACTGCCGCCCATCGCGGGCGCGGCGCTGAGCGCCCTGGACCACATCGGCGCAGGTGAGGACGCGAAAGCCCGGTTGCTCGGGCAGTTCTGA